AAAAGTCTCTAAAAAGCCAAAAGATATTGATTTTGGGCTATGGCAGGGTCGGCAAGGCCCTGACCAAACTTCTTGGCAATATAGGCGCGGACGCCAGCGTTGCCACAAGCGATGTTTATGAATTGGCGCACGCCGCAGTTTACGTGGATAAGACATATACGCTAAAAGATTTTACCGATGGGCTATCCAATTACGATGTAATTATAAACACCGTTCCAAAAATGATTTTAAAAGGAGATAAACTCCAACACATAAGAAAAGACGCTTTTGTTATAGACCTGGCTTCATTGCCGGGCGGGGTGGACTTGGACGAGGCGAATAAGCTGGGGCTTAACGTATTGCATTATTTAGGCGTTCCCGCCAAAACGGCCGCTATAACAGCCGGGCAATATCTATATGAAAGCGTAAAAAGGGCGTTGGAAAAAGTTTAAGAAAAACGATAGATATGAAAGGACTAAACATAGGCTGGGCAATGACGGGGTCGTTTTGCACGTTAAAAAAACATTTGCCCATTATAAAAACCTTGTCAGAGCATAACAATATTATCCCAATTTTTTCATTTTCGGTGGCAAATCTTGACACGCGTTTTACCAAGGCGGTTGATTTTTATAATGAAGTTTATGAAATCGCCAAAAACAAGCCCATTGTCACAATTGAAGACGCCGAGCCCATAGGCCCGCAGAGGCTTTTGGATATAGTCGTAGTCGCGCCTTGCACGGGCAACACTTTGGCAAAGCTGAACAACGCCATCACGGACACGCCCGTGCTTATGGCAATCAAGGCGCATCTTAGAAACGATCGCCCCGTGGTTTTGGCGCTGTCCACCAACGACGCGCTGTCTTCAAACGCCGTAAATATCGGGGGGCTTTTATATAAAAAGAATATTTATTTTGCGCCCTTTTACCAAGACGACCACCTCAAAAAAACGCGGTCTATTACATCCGACCTTGAGTCACTAATCCCTACTATTGAATTAGCGCTGCAGGGCGTCCAAATCCAGCCGATTATAAAAGGAGTTTAAAGATTTAATGAGCGGTTTGGCGGGATGGATAAGCAATAACATAGATTTGACAAAGCAAGAGCATGTTTTGTCAAAAATGTCTTTGACGCTAAAAAACCGCGGGCCCGACGATTGCGGGCAAACGGTCATGTACGATGCGGCGCTTTTGCACAGACGCCTTTGCATAGTTGACCCCAAAACCGCCATTCAGCCCATGACCAAAACATACAAGGGCGAAAAATACACCCTTGTCTATAACGGCGAGCTTTATAACACCCAGGAACTGTCGGCCGAGCTAAAAAGCCTAGGATATAAGTTTGCGGGGCATTCGGACACCGAAGTGCTTATATACGCCTACATACAATGGGGCGAAAATTGCCTTAATAAACTTAACGGGATGTTCGCCTTCGCCGTTTGGGAACACAATAACAAGCGGTTGTTTTTGGCGCGGGACCGTTTGGGCGCCAAGCCTTTGTTTTATTATTTGTACGACAACGCAAAATACGGTCAAGTAATTATTTTCGCGTCCGAAATAAAAACCCTTCTCCAAAACCCCTTAGTTGAAAAGATAGTTGACTTGGAAGGGTTAAGGCAAATATTTTTATTGGGCCCGGGCAAAAAATCAGGCAGCGGGATAATTAAAGACATACAAGAACTAAAGCCCGCGCATTATATGGTTTTTCAAGACGGCAAATGCAAGATTAACAAATACTGGAAACTGCAAGCCGCGCCGCACGAAGACAATTTGTTTATGACCATAGAAAAGACGCGCTGGCTTATGCTGGATTCTATCAAAAGGCAGCTTGTGGCCGACGCGCCTTTGGGCTGTTTTTTGTCAGGCGGCTTGGATTCGGGCATTATCTCGGCCGTGGCGGCGGCGATGTTTTTGTCCAAAGGCCAGCGCCTTATTACTTTTTCAGTTGATTATAAAGACAACGACCTGTTTTTTGAAAAAAACGCTTACCAGCCCGACAGCGACCAAAAATATATTTCGCAGATGTCGGCCTTTATCAAGAGCATTCACAATTATGTTACCTTGGACAACGAACAATTGGGCAAAGCGCTAAAAGAGGCGACCGAGGCGCGCGACGCGCCGGGCATGGCGGATATTGATTCCTCGTTGCTGCTTTTTTGTAAGGTTATCAAACAAAAACAAATCAAAATATGCCTATCGGGCGAGTGCGCGGACGAAATCTTTGGCGGATATCCTTGGTATCACGAACAAAATCTAGAAACAAACACTTTCCCTTGGTCCAAAAGTATGGATATCAGGACCAAACTTTTGCGCGAGCCGAGCGTTTTGAAAGACGCTTCGCAATGGGTAAGGCAGTGTTTTTTGGACACCATAAACCGAACGGATACTTTGCCGCAAGACAGCCCGCAAGAGAGACAAATGCGCCAGATGTTTATGCTAAACATAGAATGGTTTATGCAAACTTTGCTTGAGAGAAAAGACAGAATGAGCATGTATTCGGGGCTGGAAGCGCGCGTGCCTTTTTGCGATCATAGGCTGGTAGAATACGCGTATAATATGCCGTGGAAATACAAAGCCTACAACGGCAGGGAAAAAGGCATTCTGCGCGAGGCCGTAAAAGATATATTGCCTTACGATATAATCAAGCGCAAAAAAAGCCCGTATCCAAAGACATTTAGCCCAATTTATCTAAATTATGTAAAACAACAGGTTCAAGAAATTATCGGCAACCCGAACAAAATCATTAACGAGCTGATAGACAAAGAGTATGTCCAAAGCCTATTAAAAATAGAAGGCGATTTTGACCGCACCTTTTACGGCCAGCTTATGCGCCTGCCTCAGCTTTTGGGTTATATAATTCAAATAGACTATTTTTTTGAGTCCAAAAAATTAAGCGTTGTATTATAGCTTTTTGCAAAACAGCATGCCCTAAGCATTGCATTGCATTAACAATATTTTTTTGATATACTTCAAATATGATTTTTGTTCCCAAAACACCCAAAAATTTGGCGCCCAAAGCAAGCATAGGCGTTGTGGGATTGGGCTGCATCGGCGGGTCAATCGCCGGCGCGCTTTCC
The sequence above is a segment of the Clostridiales bacterium genome. Coding sequences within it:
- a CDS encoding dipicolinate synthase subunit B encodes the protein MDMKGLNIGWAMTGSFCTLKKHLPIIKTLSEHNNIIPIFSFSVANLDTRFTKAVDFYNEVYEIAKNKPIVTIEDAEPIGPQRLLDIVVVAPCTGNTLAKLNNAITDTPVLMAIKAHLRNDRPVVLALSTNDALSSNAVNIGGLLYKKNIYFAPFYQDDHLKKTRSITSDLESLIPTIELALQGVQIQPIIKGV
- the asnB gene encoding asparagine synthase (glutamine-hydrolyzing), with protein sequence MSGLAGWISNNIDLTKQEHVLSKMSLTLKNRGPDDCGQTVMYDAALLHRRLCIVDPKTAIQPMTKTYKGEKYTLVYNGELYNTQELSAELKSLGYKFAGHSDTEVLIYAYIQWGENCLNKLNGMFAFAVWEHNNKRLFLARDRLGAKPLFYYLYDNAKYGQVIIFASEIKTLLQNPLVEKIVDLEGLRQIFLLGPGKKSGSGIIKDIQELKPAHYMVFQDGKCKINKYWKLQAAPHEDNLFMTIEKTRWLMLDSIKRQLVADAPLGCFLSGGLDSGIISAVAAAMFLSKGQRLITFSVDYKDNDLFFEKNAYQPDSDQKYISQMSAFIKSIHNYVTLDNEQLGKALKEATEARDAPGMADIDSSLLLFCKVIKQKQIKICLSGECADEIFGGYPWYHEQNLETNTFPWSKSMDIRTKLLREPSVLKDASQWVRQCFLDTINRTDTLPQDSPQERQMRQMFMLNIEWFMQTLLERKDRMSMYSGLEARVPFCDHRLVEYAYNMPWKYKAYNGREKGILREAVKDILPYDIIKRKKSPYPKTFSPIYLNYVKQQVQEIIGNPNKIINELIDKEYVQSLLKIEGDFDRTFYGQLMRLPQLLGYIIQIDYFFESKKLSVVL